In Catharus ustulatus isolate bCatUst1 chromosome 29, bCatUst1.pri.v2, whole genome shotgun sequence, the following are encoded in one genomic region:
- the IL12RB1 gene encoding interleukin-12 receptor subunit beta-1 isoform X1 — protein sequence MEILTQNHRDGVKMMNPLCSGRSRGEWHRPAPHHRGGGTRGAWGTVAAHDVSCWHSCNTPKLHHCSWPPLGPAGNTSYVLNLCFEKHSPCRRFEAGTVTNYNPPHDRVFIFENTTAWVEARWGDQVRRTPNHTLYLSKAVKLDPPPTGMPFSKTGGQLRVQVPQLQCHGLEQLPQHEARFWRVGDSGWTQVTCETVMMTGEDVSVTCALGVNGTFVVQLRHKYPHWSSYWSDWSSNISVPEEILRSPVLSHQLGKLGRDGQRVLRLSWQVQWHPWGPSCVSPTISSPESPPVPPQPVLKEQRNVIYKLDIHMLACDCAEPDEEEDPVLLGWDKTEHNLTLSGAEYEILLRAVNAAGPGPAQQLRVPAEQRADLSFKEISVAGGTVTAQWEAPVPGDAFCFEQQTLPGPPKQGECTQQEFPANSSHVQRGKGTPQVPRCPPGRDRGSKQSPGSSPGALRVPGCHRLAVHGWDAERGWATFALWHRYHSNDSLFVPINISSGDVAVVLQWTPSPRASCPGALAKYLICHGAEGDNVTYSEVNATASNYTLQNLQPGTTYRVGVSEVPEDSEGTCRAWWRFQTKALGPQGAVWRGNLKYLGILLGVPASAAIYHLTKKRAGRLLFPPLPKPAGTKAIQFSDSEMSQGQPRRRLLEPMERFNAAELLLEPNPSEETTDTDTQTAVPQPDVPQPGPALEKPEAVVVTPLGCGDELPFAYRKQDMLSPLGSSPSGSTSCSGHRPGEEEEEEEEKGRQGLHQPLIPIALLISDKPIIIRDEEGWDPSPQKSVPWPSPGWSSGAERQEGHGGVPWHEERLCGMQSAQYVGGTGTCRGFSGFRDTERDASGCSIAPGQILALQFAASTSHQ from the exons ATGGAGATACTTACCCAAAACCACAGGGACGGAGTAAAAATGATGAATCCCCTCTGCAGCGGCAGGAGCCGGGGCGAGTGGCACCGGCCAGCGCCGCATCACCGGGGAGGGGGAACACGAGGGGCTTGGG GCACCGTGGCAGCCCACGACGTCTcttgctggcacagctgcaacACCCCCAAGCTTCATCACTGCTCCTGGCCGCCCCTCGGCCCCGCCGGCAACACCTCCTACGTCCTGAACTTGTG CTTTGAGAAGCACAGCCCGTGCCGCCGCTTTGAGGCGGGCACGGTGACCAACTACAACCCCCCGCATGACCGAGTGTTCATCTTCGAGAACACCACGGCCTGGGTGGAGGCACGCTGGGGAGACCAGGTCCGCAGGACCCCCAACCACACCCTTTACCTCTCCAAGGCTG TCAAACTGGATCCACCTCCTACCGGGATGCCCTTCTCCAAGACTGGTGGCCAGCTGAGAGTGCAGGTGCCACAGCTACAGTGCCAcggcctggagcagctgccacagcatGAGGCTCGCTTCTGGAGGGTGGGAGACAGTGGTTGGACACAG GTGACCTGTGAGACTGTGATGATGACAGGTGAAGATGTCTCAG TGACCTGTGCCCTGGGGGTCAATGGCACCTTCGTGGTCCAGCTCCGGCACAAGTATCCCCACTGGAGCAGCTACTGGAGTGACTGGAGCAGCAACATCTCTGTTCCCgagg AAATCCTGAGGAGCCCAGTGCTGAGCCATCAACTGGGCAAACTGGGGAGAGATGGGCAGCGGGTGctgaggctgagctggcagGTACAGTGGCATCCCTGGGGGCCCTCCTGCGTGTCCCCCACCATTTCATCCCCTGAGTCACCCCCTGTTCCTCCCCAGCCAGTCCTCAAGGAGCAAAGGAATGTCATCTACAAGCTGGATATCCACATGTTGGCGTGTGACTGTGCAGAGCCAGATGAGGAGGAggaccctgtgctgctgggctgggacaagACAGAGCACAACCTCACCCTCTCCGGGGCGGAATACGAAATCCTGCTGAGGGCGGTGAacgccgcggggccggggccggcccAGCAGCTCCGTGTGCCGGCAGAGCAGCGAGCGG ATCTCAGCTTCAAGGAGATCAGCGTGGCCGGAGGCACCGTGACCGCGCAGTGGGAAGCGCCGGTCCCTGGCGATGCTTTCTGCTTCGAGCAGCAGACACTGCCAGGGCCTCCGAAACAGGGAGAATGcacccagcaggaattccctgccaACAGCAGCCACGTGCAGAGAGGCAAGGGAACCCCTCAagtcccccgctgtcccccaggcagggacagagggtcTAAGCAGAGCCCCGGTTCTTCCCCAGGAGCGCTGCGGGTGCCGGGCTGTCACCGCCTGGCCGTGCACGGCTGGGACGCGGAGCGAGGCTGGGCCACCTTCGCCCTGTGGCACCGCTACCACAGCAACG ATTCGCTGTTCGTGCCCATCAACATCAGCAGCGGAGATGTCGCAGTTGTCCTGCAGTGGACACCGTCCCCACGTGCCTCCTGTCCCGGCGCGCTGGCCAAGTACCTCATCTGCCACGGGGCCGAGGGGGACAACGTGACCT ACAGTGAAGTGAATGCCACAGCGTCAAACTACACCCTCCAAAACCTCCAGCCTGGCACAACCTACAGGGTGGGTGTTTCGGAGGTGCCAGAGGACAGCGAGGGGACCTGCAGAGCTTGGTGGCGCTTCCAGACCAAGGCGCTGG gtCCCCAGGGAGCAGTGTGGAGAGGCAATCTGAAGTACTTGGGCATCTTGCTTGGTGTCCCCGCCTCAGCTGCCATCTACCACCTGACCAAAAAGAG agctggcCGCCTCCTCTTCCCACCCCTTCCCAAGCCCGCGGGCACCAAAGCCATCCAGTTCTCGGACAGCGAGATGAGCCAG GGCCAGCCCCGGAGACGCCTCCTGGAACCCATGGAGAGGTTCAACGCagccgagctgctgctggagccgaATCCCAGCGAGGAGACGACAGACACGGACACCCAGACTGCGGTGCCACAGCCCGACGTGCCgcagcccggccccgcgctGGAAAAGCCGGAGGCAGTGGTGGTGACCCCGTTGGGCTGTGGGGACGAGCTGCCCTTCGCCTACCGCAAGCAGGACATGCTGAGCCCGCTGGGATCTTCACCCtctggcagcaccagctgcagcgGGCACCGACccggagaggaggaggaggaggaggaggagaagggaaggcaagGGCTGCACCAGCCGCTGATCCCCATCGCCCTGCTTATCTCCGACAAGCCCATCATCATCAGGGATGAGGAAGGATGGGATCCCTCGCCGCAGAAGTCGGTGCCGTGGCCAtcaccaggctggagcagcGGGGCTGAGCGGCAGGAAGGGCACGGGGGCGTCCCATGGCATGAGGAGCGTCTGTGCGGGATGCAGAGTGCCCAGTACGTGGGTGGCACCGGCACTTGCAGGGGGTTTTCTGGTTTCCGGGACACGGAACGTGATGCCTCTGGATGCAGCATTGCACCCGGACAAATTTTGGCCTTGCAATTTGCAGCCTCAACCTCTCACCAATGA